The Haloplanus natans DSM 17983 DNA segment GATCCTGTTCGTCCTCGTGCTCGGCGTGACGGGTGCGAACGTGGTCGTCGGCCCGCGGCTTCTGGTCCTCGTACCCCTGGTGGCCGCGGGCGTCGCGCTGTTCTGTGGCCTCGGCGCCATCATCGGGCGCGTCGCGAGTTCACAGGACGGCGTCATCGCCGTCAGCAACGCCGTTGCCTTCCCCGTCTGGGTGCTCTCGGAGACGTTCGTTCCGCCGTCGATGCTGCCGACCTGGTTCCGCTCGGTCACCGCGTTCTCGCCGCTAACGTACTTCTCTCGCGGCGTCCGCGCGGCGGCCACCGGCACTGATCCGACAGTCGCCGTCCTCGTCCTCGCGGCCCTGTCACTCGCCGTCTTCGTCGTCGGCGCCCTCGCTGTCCCGCGGACGGAGTGAAACGGTTCCAGCCGAGGGCTCGAGCGTCACAGGTCGGCGTCCTCCACATCGTCCGTATCCGCGTCTACCGCCTCGTCGAGCCACCCACGCCGCGCCGCGAGGGACTCCCGGAGTCGCGTCGCGAGGGTCCCACGGAGGCCGTCGGCGTCCGCATCGGCCACGTCGACGGCGGCGGCGTCGCTCCCGACCAGGGAGAGCGACCCCGCGGTGTCGGCGGTCACGGTCGCCACGTTCCACCGCCGCTGGAAGACCGTCCGCGAGTCGATCACGGTCTGTATCCGGTAGTACGGGACGACCTTGATTCGCCGGCGGAGGAACCCGTTGCGGGTGACGAGATGGTGGTCGCCGAGCCAGTAGCCGCGGTGGCGCCACTTGAGGTGAGCCGCGACGGGCGCGAGGAGTGCGAGCGGTACCGGCGAGTAGGGTGGCCACGGGAGGGCGTTCGCCGTGACAGCGTCGACGCCGTAGAGAAGGGCAGTGAGCGCGCCGAGGACGAGGAGATACCGGACGGCGTACCGCCGGCGTACGCGTTTTGGCGGCCGCCGGAACGCCGGCGTCCCGAACGACTCGATGCGATTGGCGAGGGCGAACACCCGGTCGCGACTGGCGAGGGGCACGGCCGCCTCGGAGCCGCTCTCGCCGCTGCCGGGCGCGTAGCCCGCCGTCTCGATCCTGAGCGACGCGTAACCGAAGTAGCGTTTCAGCGGGTCGTCGACGACGGTCAGGGTCTGCACCTTATCGAGCGGAATGGACCCGTCGTACCGGCGTAACAGGCCGCGTTCGTACTGGAGTTCGTCCTCGACCTGCGTCAGCCGGAAGTCGTAGTAGTTGAGGACGGCCGCGGCGGCGCCGGCCAGCCACGCAACGAGGAGG contains these protein-coding regions:
- a CDS encoding PH domain-containing protein; translated protein: MSRTLSPISVPYRILERGGSIVFTALILSSGASRVFGPAGGLVGIALVGLVFLALIAYEVTYYRRFEYDLGADTLDIRSGVVSRRNREIPIRRVQNVDISRNVVQRFLSIAAVDFETAGGSETEASLRFVDFEEAKRLQREIGRLKRGGDEAGDDGRDPPATEELFGLSSRELALVGALSFDVRIPGLLFVLVSGSLPAVSSVIPLEGSVIVLALGLVGVALAVLLVAWLAGAAAAVLNYYDFRLTQVEDELQYERGLLRRYDGSIPLDKVQTLTVVDDPLKRYFGYASLRIETAGYAPGSGESGSEAAVPLASRDRVFALANRIESFGTPAFRRPPKRVRRRYAVRYLLVLGALTALLYGVDAVTANALPWPPYSPVPLALLAPVAAHLKWRHRGYWLGDHHLVTRNGFLRRRIKVVPYYRIQTVIDSRTVFQRRWNVATVTADTAGSLSLVGSDAAAVDVADADADGLRGTLATRLRESLAARRGWLDEAVDADTDDVEDADL
- a CDS encoding ABC transporter permease, which gives rise to MSRLRRIHSTFLAALRAFVRRKTAVFFTFFFPILIILIFGALVRTQPTGGLFAREPAYYIPGYLGVVVVFTPLSRVGSTIARHRDGNRFEKLATTPLRRWEWLLAHTLVNVAIIGLAALILFVLVLGVTGANVVVGPRLLVLVPLVAAGVALFCGLGAIIGRVASSQDGVIAVSNAVAFPVWVLSETFVPPSMLPTWFRSVTAFSPLTYFSRGVRAAATGTDPTVAVLVLAALSLAVFVVGALAVPRTE